The following are from one region of the Strigops habroptila isolate Jane chromosome 22, bStrHab1.2.pri, whole genome shotgun sequence genome:
- the LOC115602769 gene encoding putative small proline-rich protein 5, with amino-acid sequence MCSRGSCHNYESSCHGSSSGCHGSHSGCHSSGSSCHYTIQRQPVQKFTYVTPCYTPIQSYCPPVQRYCPPVQRYCPPAPFCPQYTKNICDLPPKCPKY; translated from the coding sequence ATGTGCTCCCGCGGGTCCTGCCACAACTACGAGTCCTCCTGCCATGGATCTAGCTCTGGCTGCCATGGATCCCACTCTGGCTGCCACAGCTCAGGATCCTCCTGCCATTACACCATCCAGAGGCAGCCTGTGCAGAAGTTCACCTACGTGACACCCTGCTACACGCCCATACAGTCTTATTGTCCCCCTGTGCAGCGTTATTGCCCCCCTGTGCAACGCTACTGCCCCCCAGCTCCCTTCTGCCCCCAGTACACCAAGAACATCTGTGACCTGCCACCAAAATGCCCCAAGTACTAA
- the LOC115602770 gene encoding white-opaque regulator 2-like has protein sequence MCSRGDRGCHNTESSCHSGGSSCHDRERSCHGSEEVICHEVSAVQDVTPVVVLPPQGPVVTVPGQVPVAPAPCLQQQQIKQPVQWPPQQQK, from the coding sequence ATGTGTTCTCGTGGAGACAGAGGCTGCCACAACACCGAGAGCTCCTGCCACAGCGGAGGTTCCTCCTGCCACGACAGGGAGAGGTCCTGCCACGGCTCTGAGGAGGTTATCTGCCATGAAGTGAGCGCTGTGCAGGACGTGACGCCGGTCGTGGTCCTCCCTCCCCAGGGCCCCGTGGTCACTGTGCCCGGGCAGGTCCCAgtggctcctgctccctgcctgcagcaacaACAGATCAAGCAACCGGTGCAGTGGCCCCcgcagcagcagaagtga
- the LOC115602497 gene encoding loricrin-like, which produces MAIIQPIYHYLRGRMRCGRRNRGYGNEISSHHSSCGGFPSIQGHGSFFCGGEGSVMYSPGASSFEPMPTSSTYSVSGGYRCSSDGSVVISSGDSGGTAGWGVAGGTVPVYGAGRGIGYSSEDSCRNIIGSSGGGGGSGCRSERLGITAGEGSGYGYDASPRCIPGAGGGSGHYSRGSSYGTGGYSGSELGFGGAGSSQAVQQKCPVVVPDIEAQQSKQSNHWPPSQKK; this is translated from the exons ATGGCAATAATACAGCCA attTACCACTATCTCCGAGGGAGAATGAGATGTGGCCGGAGGAACAGGGGCTACGGCAATGAGATCTCCTCCCACCACAGCAGCTGTGGGGGCTTCCCAAGCATCCAGGGTCATGGCTCCTTCTTCTGTGGTGGGGAAGGCTCAGTCATGTACAGCCCGGGAGCTTCATCCTTCGAGCCTATGCCAACATCATCCACCTACAGCGTATCAGGAGGGTACAGATGCAGCAGTGATGGATCTGTTGTAATATCCAGTGGTGATAGTGGGGGGACAGCTGGCTGGGGCGTTGCAGGGGGGACAGTCCCTGTCTATGGTGCTGGGCGAGGAATAGGGTACAGCAGTGAGGACTCATGCCGGAACATCATTGGCAGCTCAGGGGGTGGTGGAGGATCCGGCTGCCGCAGTGAGAGATTGGGCATCACTGCAGGAGAAGGTTCTGGATATGGATATGACGCATCACCAAGATGCATCCCAGGGGCAGGTGGTGGATCAGGGCACTATAGCAGGGGATCGAGCTATGGCACGGGGGGATACTCAGGCTCAGAGCTCGGCTTTGGAGGAGCTGGGTCCTCCCAGGCCGTGCAGCAGAAATGCCCCGTGGTGGTTCCCGACATTGAGGCCCAGCAGAGCAAGCAGAGCAACCACTGGCCCCCCAGCCAGAAGAAGTGA
- the LOC115602498 gene encoding loricrin-like produces MSFQSSGCYSGGSSCCEGSGSYDGGKIIVSSGGGGGGSCCSGGASGYSMGGGYRGGSSGGSGQKIIVSSGGGGGGCSGGSSGGFSGGKIIIGGGGGGGSSGCCSGGSSYGMGGGSSGGYSGSKSIIGGGGSGGYSGGCSGGSSGGYSGSKSIIGGGGSGGYSGGCSGGSSGGYSGSKSIIGGGGSGGYSGGCSGGSSGGYSGSKSIIGGGGSGGYSGGCSGGPSGGYSGSKSIIGGGGSGGYSGGCSGGPSGGYSGSKSIIGGGGSGGYSGGCSGGSSGGYSGSKSIIGGGGSGGYSGCCSGGSLSYGMGGGYSGGSSGGSGQKIIISSGGGGGGSSGCCSGGYSGGSSGQTIVISSGGGRGGSYQSSQQKCPIVIPHIVSHQTKQVCHWPPRYHK; encoded by the coding sequence ATGTCCTTCCAGTCCAGTGGGTGCTACAGCGGTGGCTCCTCCTGCTGTGAGGGCTCAGGAAGCTACGACGGTGGCAAGATCATTGTCAGCTctggaggtggaggaggtggatcctgctgcagtgggggCGCCTCAGGCTACAGCATGGGAGGAGGCTACCGTGGTGGATCCAGTGGGGGATCTGGCCAGAAGATTATTGTTAGCTCaggtgggggaggaggaggctgcagtGGGGGATCCAGTGGTGGGTTTTCAGGGGGCAAGATCAtcattggaggtggaggtggtggaggaTCCTCTGGATGCTGCAGTGGAGGATCCAGCTATGGCATGGGAGGAGGATCCAGTGGTGGGTATTCAGGATCAAAGAGCATCATTGGAGGGGGAGGTAGTGGAGGATACTCTGGAGGCTGTAGTGGAGGATCCAGTGGTGGGTATTCAGGATCAAAGAGCATcattggaggtggaggtagTGGGGGATACTCTGGAGGCTGTAGTGGAGGATCCAGTGGTGGGTATTCAGGATCAAAGAGCATcattggaggtggaggtagTGGGGGATACTCTGGAGGCTGTAGTGGAGGATCCAGTGGTGGGTATTCAGGATCAAAGAGCATcattggaggtggaggtagTGGAGGATACTCTGGAGGCTGTAGTGGAGGACCCAGTGGTGGGTATTCAGGATCAAAGAGCATCATTGGAGGGGGAGGTAGTGGAGGATACTCTGGAGGCTGTAGTGGAGGACCCAGTGGTGGGTATTCAGGATCAAAGAGCATcattggaggtggaggtagTGGAGGATACTCTGGAGGCTGTAGTGGGGGATCCAGTGGTGGGTATTCAGGGTCAAAGAGCATcattggaggtggaggtagTGGAGGATACTCTGGATGCTGCAGTGGGGGCTCCTTAAGCTACGGCATGGGAGGAGGCTACAGTGGTGGATCTAGTGGGGGATCTGGCCAGAAGATCATTATCAGCTcaggtggtggaggaggaggttCATCTGGATGCTGCAGTGGAGGATACAGTGGCGGTTCCTCAGGCCAGACAATCGTCATCAGCTCTGGAGGTGGCAGAGGAGGGTCCTACCAGTCTTCGCAGCAGAAATGCCCTATTGTCATTCCTCACATTGTGTCCCATCAGACCAAGCAGGTCTGCCACTGGCCCCCCCGCTACCACAAGTAA